Proteins encoded within one genomic window of Carassius carassius chromosome 22, fCarCar2.1, whole genome shotgun sequence:
- the LOC132099219 gene encoding polyunsaturated fatty acid 5-lipoxygenase-like has translation MSRMFTYTVSVTTGNQKFAGTNDNIYLTLVGSERCSDQTLLDKSFFDSFARGSVASVDVSVKEILGDIVLVKLQKGKFLFNDQWYCRCINVTTPSGEHVEFPCYRWIANEQEVVLRDGKGRLPQDDNMKENRHAELESRQQMFRWKEWRTGFPLSIDANTSTELPLDIQFETAKSVDFSLNFLEAIANLGLNKFMKLFQSSWTNIEDFRKIFVEIKNTVSEHVMQNWNEDLMFGYQFLNGCNPVMISKCMNLPDNFAVTQEMVGCSLDRGLTLQEELKAGNIYIADYGILEGVQANATDPDTQQYLAAPFCLLYKNNQNEILPIAIQLSRQTTAEIFLPSDDQYDWMLAKMWVKCSDFNVHQLVTHLLRTHLTSEVFTIAMYRQLSAVHPIYKLLIPHVRYTVAINTAARENLIGESGVFEKANGTGGIAVVEVIQKAMKTLTYKSMCFPESVKARGVDNKDDLPNYYYRDDGMMVWEAVRSFVSDVVRIYYSSDESVQEDEEIQAFVQDVCFSGMKNCPKNGEFPEFLKTREQLVEYLTVVIFTASAQHAAVNFGQFDWFAWVPNSPSTMRKPPATQKGQVDMKYIMESLPDRGRASWHLGAVWALSQFQDGELFLGVYPDNYFTEQPVMEATTTFRKKLVEVTNIIKSRNENLKLPYWYLSPDRIPNSVAI, from the exons ATGAGCAGGATGTTCACGTACACGGTGTCTGTCACTACTGGCAATCAGAAGTTTGCTGGGACGAATGATAACATTTACCTGACGCTGGTGGGCTCGGAGAGATGCAGTGACCAGACTCTACTGGACAAATCCTTCTTTGACAGCTTTGCAAGAGGATCG GTGGCATCTGTTGACGTCAGCGTGAAGGAGATCCTTGGAGACATAGTGCTGGTGAAACTTCAGAAGGGGAAATTCTTGTTCAATGATCAGTGGTACTGCAGATGCATCAATGTGACGACTCCGTCTGGAGAGCACGTCGAGTTCCCCTGTTATCGCTGGATAGCCAATGAACAGGAAGTGGTTCTTCGAGATGGCAAGG GTCGATTACCTCAGGATGATAATATGAAAGAGAACAGGCACGCGGAGCTGGAATCCAGACAACAAATGTTCAG gTGGAAGGAGTGGCGCACTGGTTTCCCCCTGAGCATCGATGCCAACACAAGCACTGAACTTCCTTTGGACATTCAGTTTGAAACGGCAAAAAGTGTGGACTTCTCTTTGAATTTCCTTGAAGC GATTGCCAATCTTGGTCTTAATAAATTTATGAAGTTGTTCCAGTCCTCTTGGACCAATATTGaagatttcagaaaaatatttgtgGAAATCAAGAACACTGTGTCAG AGCATGTGATGCAGAACTGGAACGAGGACTTAATGTTTGGCTATCAGTTCTTGAACGGCTGCAATCCTGTGATGATCAGTAAGTGCATGAATCTTCCAGACAACTTTGCAGTCACACAGGAGATGGTGGGATGCTCCCTGGATAGAGGTCTCACACTACAGGAGGAATTAAAG GCAGGAAACATCTACATAGCAGACTATGGAATACTGGAGGGAGTGCAAGCCAATGCCACAGACCCAGATACCCAGCAGTATTTGGCTGCTCCCTTCTGTCTGTTGTACAAGAACAACCAGAATGAAATCCTACCGATTGCTATTCAG CTCAGCCGTCAGACCACCGCTGAGATCTTTCTCCCAAGCGATGATCAGTACGACTGGATGCTGGCCAAGATGTGGGTGAAATGCTCTGACTTCAATGTACACCAGCTGGTCACACACCTTCTCAGGACACATCTGACCTCTGAGGTTTTTACCATCGCCATGTACAGACAGCTCTCTGCAGTTCATCCCATATACAAG TTGCTGATACCTCATGTACGTTACACTGTTGCCATCAACACTGCAGCTCGTGAAAATCTCATTGGTGAATCTGGGGTCTTTGAGAAG GCTAACGGCACCGGTGGGATTGCAGTTGTTGAAGTGATTCAAAAGGCCATGAAGACTTTAACCTACAAGTCCATGTGCTTCCCTGAGTCAGTGAAAGCTCGAGGAGTGGACAACAAGGACGACCTGCCCAACTACTACTACAGAGATGATGGCATGATGGTCTGGGAGGCAGTGAGAAG TTTCGTTTCTGATGTGGTCAGGATCTACTACAGCAGTGATGAGTCTGTTCAGGAGGACGAGGAGATCCAGGCATTTGTTCAAGATGTTTGTTTCTCTGGTATGAAGAACTGTCCCAAGAATGGTG AATTTCCAGAGTTCCTGAAAACTCGTGAGCAGTTGGTTGAGTACCTGACTGTTGTGATTTTCACAGCTTCAGCACAACATGCTGCTGTTAACTTCGGACAG TTTGACTGGTTTGCCTGGGTCCCCAACAGTCCTTCCACCATGAGGAAGCCTCCTGCCACACAGAAGGGCCAGGTGGATATGAAGTACATCATGGAGAGTCTGCCGGACCGTGGACGTGCCAGTTGGCATCTAGGAGCAGTCTGGGCACTTAGTCAGTTCCAGGACGGAGAG CTGTTTTTAGGTGTGTATCCAGACAACTACTTCACTGAGCAACCAGTCATGGAGGCCACTACGACTTTCCGCAAGAAATTAGTTGAAGTGACCAACATCATCAAGAGCCGAAATGAAAACCTGAAATTGCCCTATTGGTATCTGTCTCCAGACAGAATCCCCAACAGCGTCGCCATCTGA